In Sulfurihydrogenibium subterraneum DSM 15120, a single window of DNA contains:
- a CDS encoding ketopantoate reductase family protein, protein MKNILIVGLGAVGTVFAVFLKKAGHKVYGLVRDKNKYNCESLKVDGIWGVHEAKLDDIVDKVEDLNIEFDIIIVAVKSFDTEEAVKSIKDLVKDKTFVLLTQNGYGNYETAVNYLPKEKVLLGRVIFGSKINQPCYATVTVNADDVRIGHPENLAKDKDVIDVVCTIKHSGIPASFSKDVYKILWDKILYNSALNPLGAILKKRYGELAENPYTRELMNEIIKEIFEVCKLNKIQLNFQSAEDYIEFFYSKLIPPTKDHYPSMYYDLLSGNKTEIEALNGAIVKLGEKVGYIPKVNKTVVNLVKSLSLPTDNVSIC, encoded by the coding sequence ATGAAAAACATACTTATTGTAGGACTTGGTGCAGTAGGTACAGTTTTTGCAGTATTTTTAAAAAAAGCAGGTCATAAAGTCTACGGACTTGTTAGAGATAAAAACAAGTATAACTGTGAAAGCCTAAAGGTTGACGGTATATGGGGAGTACACGAAGCAAAGTTAGATGATATAGTAGATAAAGTAGAAGATTTAAATATAGAATTTGACATAATAATAGTTGCAGTAAAATCTTTTGATACAGAAGAAGCTGTAAAATCTATAAAAGATTTAGTCAAAGACAAAACTTTTGTTTTACTAACTCAAAACGGTTATGGAAACTACGAAACAGCTGTAAATTATCTGCCGAAAGAAAAAGTTTTGCTTGGTAGAGTTATATTTGGAAGTAAGATAAATCAGCCTTGTTATGCAACAGTTACGGTAAACGCAGATGACGTTAGAATAGGACATCCAGAAAATTTAGCTAAGGATAAAGATGTTATTGACGTTGTTTGTACTATAAAACATTCTGGCATTCCAGCATCCTTTTCAAAAGATGTGTATAAGATTTTATGGGATAAAATACTTTACAATAGCGCCCTAAACCCATTAGGTGCAATACTAAAGAAAAGATACGGAGAACTTGCAGAAAATCCTTACACAAGAGAATTAATGAATGAGATTATAAAAGAGATTTTTGAAGTATGCAAACTTAACAAGATACAACTGAATTTTCAATCTGCTGAGGATTATATAGAATTTTTCTACTCAAAACTAATCCCACCTACAAAAGACCATTATCCATCAATGTATTACGACTTGTTATCGGGAAACAAAACAGAGATAGAAGCTCTAAACGGTGCAATAGTAAAGTTAGGAGAAAAAGTTGGATACATTCCAAAAGTAAATAAAACAGTTGTAAATCTGGTAAAAAGCCTAAGCTTACCAACAGATAATGTAAGTATTTGCTAA
- a CDS encoding phosphate/phosphite/phosphonate ABC transporter substrate-binding protein, whose product MLLFLSSSFAQEKLTFAVLSYGDPIKEYKRYSVFARYLSEKINKSVDVIIVEDIEKLFQMFKKKEAQIAVGCSVVYFELKKQYNVEAVAVMKINGKAVENGVLIVRKDSPINSIEDVKGKKITLGSPICMSNCVMPLYMLANAGITQHDVINIWSSGTDKGAILALISSIADVAGVKEESIKDYQQYVKVIAKSPSFPRHIIMVSKNIDKKLYKDIENAIFSADENTLKQMEVDGFVKPQPKMFEIIKNYRKVLMLFPVLK is encoded by the coding sequence TTGCTTCTTTTTCTTTCGTCATCCTTTGCTCAAGAAAAGTTAACGTTTGCAGTTTTATCTTATGGAGACCCTATAAAAGAGTATAAAAGGTACAGTGTTTTTGCAAGGTATCTGTCTGAAAAGATAAACAAAAGTGTTGATGTGATAATAGTAGAAGATATAGAAAAACTTTTTCAAATGTTTAAAAAGAAAGAAGCACAGATAGCAGTAGGATGTTCTGTTGTTTATTTTGAGCTTAAAAAACAGTATAATGTAGAAGCTGTCGCTGTAATGAAAATCAACGGTAAAGCGGTAGAAAACGGTGTTTTAATAGTAAGGAAAGACAGTCCTATAAATAGTATAGAAGACGTTAAAGGTAAAAAGATAACCCTTGGAAGTCCTATATGTATGAGCAACTGTGTGATGCCCCTTTACATGCTTGCAAACGCAGGAATAACTCAACATGATGTTATTAATATATGGAGCTCTGGAACAGATAAAGGAGCTATACTTGCCCTTATATCCTCTATAGCTGATGTAGCGGGAGTAAAAGAAGAGAGTATAAAAGATTATCAGCAGTATGTTAAAGTTATAGCAAAATCACCTTCATTTCCAAGACATATAATTATGGTTTCAAAAAACATCGATAAAAAACTTTACAAAGATATAGAAAATGCTATTTTTTCTGCAGATGAGAACACTTTAAAACAGATGGAAGTTGATGGATTTGTAAAACCTCAGCCTAAAATGTTTGAAATTATAAAAAATTACAGAAAAGTCCTTATGTTATTCCCTGTTTTAAAATGA
- a CDS encoding sigma-54-dependent transcriptional regulator has protein sequence MFKVLLIDDEESILKIIKTVLTKEGYEVDTAKSKSEALTKLNTNNYNLILSDYLLEDGTGIEILEAFRKKDSITPFIIITAYGSINGAVEAVKKGANHYIPKPIDTDNLIKLIQFYKEKQSNPFEVEEFEGIIGKSKKMKELFNEIEIVSKSESYILIEGESGTGKELVAKAIHKRSRRAKNPFVPINCSAIPSELFENELFGHEKGAYTGAGNREIGKIELAGEGTLFLDEIGEMPLFMQAKLLRVLQEREFYRVGGTSLIKMRCRVISATNRNLEQMIENKEFREDLFYRINVIHLKIPPLRERKEDIPLLVKRFIEKFSKINNKNIYDIDEEALEILMEYDWPGNVRQLENIIERAVVLCQGEIITSQHLPQRIKEKPLVSEINLEKSLNLYEIEKNIILKVLQEENFNQTKAAQRLGISRKQLRTKMKNFGLL, from the coding sequence ATGTTTAAAGTTTTGTTGATAGACGATGAAGAAAGTATTTTAAAAATTATTAAAACAGTCCTTACAAAAGAGGGTTATGAAGTTGATACCGCAAAAAGTAAGTCAGAAGCTCTTACAAAGTTAAATACAAATAACTATAATCTAATCTTGTCTGACTATCTATTAGAAGATGGAACTGGAATAGAGATTTTAGAAGCGTTTAGAAAAAAAGATAGTATAACACCTTTTATAATCATAACAGCCTACGGGTCTATAAATGGAGCTGTAGAAGCTGTAAAAAAAGGAGCTAATCATTACATACCAAAACCTATAGATACAGACAACCTTATAAAACTTATTCAGTTTTACAAAGAAAAACAATCTAACCCATTTGAAGTAGAAGAATTTGAGGGTATTATCGGAAAAAGTAAAAAAATGAAAGAGTTATTCAACGAAATAGAAATAGTTAGTAAAAGTGAGTCTTACATTTTAATAGAAGGAGAAAGTGGAACAGGAAAAGAGCTTGTGGCAAAAGCTATTCATAAAAGGTCAAGAAGGGCGAAAAATCCTTTTGTACCTATTAACTGCTCTGCAATACCATCAGAACTTTTTGAAAATGAGCTGTTTGGACACGAAAAAGGAGCTTATACAGGAGCTGGAAACAGAGAGATAGGAAAGATAGAGTTAGCAGGAGAAGGAACTTTATTTTTAGATGAGATAGGAGAGATGCCTCTTTTTATGCAGGCAAAACTTTTAAGAGTACTACAAGAAAGAGAGTTTTACAGAGTAGGTGGAACATCTTTGATAAAGATGAGATGTAGAGTTATATCTGCAACTAACAGAAATCTTGAACAGATGATAGAAAACAAAGAATTTAGAGAAGACCTATTTTATAGAATAAACGTAATTCACTTAAAAATCCCACCTTTAAGAGAAAGGAAAGAAGACATTCCTCTACTTGTAAAAAGATTTATAGAGAAATTTAGTAAGATAAACAATAAAAACATATACGATATAGATGAAGAAGCTCTTGAGATTCTTATGGAATACGACTGGCCTGGAAATGTGAGACAACTTGAAAACATAATAGAAAGGGCAGTAGTTCTTTGCCAAGGAGAGATAATAACCTCTCAACATTTACCTCAAAGAATAAAAGAAAAGCCTTTAGTATCAGAGATAAATTTGGAAAAAAGTTTAAATCTTTACGAGATAGAAAAAAACATAATACTAAAAGTCTTACAGGAAGAAAATTTTAATCAAACAAAAGCAGCTCAAAGACTTGGAATATCAAGAAAACAACTTAGAACCAAGATGAAAAACTTTGGTCTTTTGTAA
- the mtnC gene encoding acireductone synthase — MVKAVLTDIEGTTTPISFVKDVLFPYSYEKIQEFVLKNKDNPQIVKILEDVKKIEGRELSLEEIIQTLKKWIEEDRKITPLKELQGFIWEEGYKSGELKGYVYPDAYEKLKEWYEKGIKLYIYSSGSVKAQKLLFSNTNFGDLNYLFSGYFDTNIGNKKDSLSYTKIAQNIGLSPSEILFLSDNPDEILASAKAGMKVIRLVRPNDAEYVKDFPYTQVESFNQIDISML, encoded by the coding sequence ATGGTTAAGGCTGTTTTAACCGATATAGAAGGAACTACAACACCAATCTCTTTTGTAAAAGACGTTTTATTTCCCTATTCTTACGAAAAGATTCAAGAGTTTGTTTTAAAAAACAAAGATAATCCCCAGATAGTAAAAATATTGGAAGATGTTAAGAAAATAGAAGGAAGAGAGTTATCTTTAGAAGAGATAATACAAACTTTAAAAAAATGGATAGAAGAAGATAGAAAAATAACCCCCCTTAAAGAGCTTCAAGGTTTTATTTGGGAAGAGGGTTATAAGTCTGGAGAGTTAAAAGGTTATGTTTATCCTGATGCTTACGAAAAATTAAAAGAGTGGTATGAAAAAGGAATTAAGCTGTATATTTACTCTTCTGGGTCTGTAAAGGCACAGAAACTGCTTTTTTCAAATACTAACTTCGGAGATTTAAACTATCTATTTTCAGGCTACTTTGATACAAACATTGGAAACAAAAAAGACTCACTTTCTTACACAAAAATAGCACAAAATATAGGATTAAGTCCAAGTGAGATATTATTTTTATCAGATAATCCAGATGAGATACTGGCATCAGCTAAAGCTGGGATGAAAGTCATTAGATTGGTCAGACCAAACGATGCAGAGTATGTAAAAGATTTTCCTTATACTCAAGTAGAAAGTTTTAATCAGATAGACATATCGATGTTATAA
- a CDS encoding sensor histidine kinase — MKYINNLSIKLKTSLSISVYILAVLVGSILFTVYNFQERLLEDRIKSLEENIKNLSESYKDKIIVKNLEKIDELVGFLKSVKSVKNVFILDKNEVVIGSTDLEYLGKSESNFPQKDLQKIEYNLSVDSEPVGKVVVLYDIKEIKQDIINDIKKIIYPLSLIVGFIIVASFLGTFFISTVLVNPLIKLKESILNLFWTGFYNLKEAVEFKPKTKSDVICVKGITEECWLSSKNGKEILFSLGEKSIKECPKCEVFSKLSGDEIENLTYSFYMMLSSLNDYINKLEEAYKERETLSCMAAMGEMSAKIAHEIKNALYSISNAANYIKNNANDEIIKEFGKIIKEESYRLNDMTVSFLNFSKLIEPKFSQEDLNEVIKNSIALLIYDCEDYGIKVDLKLDNNLPKTFIDQNLIKQVLVNLILNSIDAIREKNTENPVIKISTGFLKNKDKIRLIVEDNGIGIKEENKGKIFKPFFTTKPKGTGLGLPMVYKIIFLHGGTVNVESVYGKYTKFIIEIPIDRSDKDV, encoded by the coding sequence ATGAAGTACATAAATAATCTGTCTATAAAGTTAAAAACATCTTTATCAATATCTGTTTACATTTTAGCAGTCCTTGTAGGGTCTATACTTTTTACAGTATATAACTTTCAGGAAAGACTTTTAGAAGACAGAATAAAATCATTAGAAGAAAACATTAAAAATCTATCAGAAAGCTACAAAGATAAAATCATAGTAAAAAATCTTGAAAAGATAGATGAGTTGGTAGGATTTTTAAAAAGTGTAAAATCTGTTAAAAATGTGTTTATCTTAGACAAAAACGAAGTAGTAATAGGAAGTACAGATTTAGAGTATTTAGGTAAATCAGAGTCTAACTTTCCACAAAAAGATTTACAAAAAATAGAGTATAACCTTTCAGTTGACTCAGAGCCTGTTGGAAAGGTTGTTGTTCTGTATGATATTAAAGAGATAAAACAGGACATTATCAACGATATAAAGAAAATAATCTATCCTCTTTCTTTAATAGTAGGATTTATAATAGTGGCATCTTTTTTAGGAACTTTCTTTATCTCAACAGTTTTAGTAAATCCTCTTATAAAACTAAAAGAAAGTATACTAAACCTTTTTTGGACTGGCTTTTACAATCTTAAAGAAGCTGTAGAGTTTAAACCAAAAACTAAATCTGATGTAATCTGTGTAAAAGGAATTACAGAAGAGTGTTGGCTTAGCTCAAAAAATGGAAAGGAGATACTTTTTTCTTTAGGTGAAAAGTCTATAAAAGAATGTCCTAAGTGTGAAGTTTTTTCAAAGTTATCAGGAGATGAAATAGAAAATCTTACTTACAGTTTTTATATGATGCTCTCTTCTTTAAACGATTACATAAATAAACTTGAAGAGGCTTATAAAGAAAGAGAGACCCTAAGCTGTATGGCTGCAATGGGAGAGATGAGTGCAAAGATTGCCCACGAAATAAAAAATGCCCTTTACTCAATCTCAAACGCTGCCAACTACATAAAAAACAACGCAAATGATGAAATTATAAAAGAGTTTGGTAAAATCATAAAAGAAGAAAGCTACAGATTAAACGATATGACCGTTTCATTTTTAAACTTCTCAAAACTTATAGAACCTAAATTTTCCCAAGAAGATTTAAACGAGGTTATAAAAAATTCTATCGCATTGTTAATATACGACTGTGAAGATTACGGCATTAAGGTAGATTTAAAACTTGATAATAACCTTCCAAAAACCTTTATAGACCAAAATTTAATTAAACAAGTTTTAGTTAACCTCATATTAAACTCAATAGATGCAATAAGAGAAAAAAATACAGAAAACCCTGTTATAAAAATTTCAACAGGATTCTTGAAAAATAAAGATAAAATAAGATTAATAGTGGAAGATAACGGAATAGGAATAAAAGAAGAAAACAAAGGAAAGATATTTAAGCCGTTTTTCACAACAAAACCAAAAGGAACAGGACTTGGACTTCCAATGGTTTATAAAATAATCTTTTTACACGGTGGAACTGTAAATGTTGAATCTGTATATGGGAAATACACTAAATTTATTATAGAAATACCAATAGACAGGAGTGATAAAGATGTTTAA
- a CDS encoding FAD-dependent oxidoreductase, whose product MGLNRRDLFKAAGVGIVAASLETGFSNKVFASHVSEEELKFQKPSPNSPRVVIVGAGWSGLTIAKYIKTQDSNIDVVLVDKRSEFFSCPTSNLWLVDLLPFEFLIHDFLKPADKYGYHFCNATVYDVDREKRRVYTDKGYLSYDILVLAPGIAYEYSEWIKDPKDVEIARKRYPAAFIPGSEHLALKRKIQEFEEGTFALTVPPGMDYRCLPGPYERAALIAWYFKENKIKGKVVLVDPHAQAPVKAKLFQTAYDKLKDYIEYYPNTTIKAVDVNKKKIITEQYLE is encoded by the coding sequence ATGGGTTTAAACAGAAGGGATTTATTCAAAGCAGCAGGTGTAGGAATTGTTGCAGCAAGTTTAGAAACTGGCTTTTCTAACAAGGTTTTTGCTTCTCATGTTTCGGAAGAAGAACTTAAATTCCAAAAACCAAGTCCCAATTCTCCAAGAGTTGTAATTGTTGGTGCTGGTTGGTCAGGATTAACTATTGCAAAGTACATCAAAACTCAAGATAGTAATATCGATGTAGTCTTGGTTGATAAAAGATCGGAATTTTTCTCTTGTCCAACGAGTAATTTATGGTTAGTTGACCTTCTTCCTTTTGAGTTCCTTATACATGACTTTTTAAAACCTGCTGATAAGTATGGATATCATTTCTGTAATGCAACCGTTTACGATGTTGATAGGGAAAAAAGAAGAGTTTATACAGACAAAGGATATCTTAGCTATGACATCTTAGTACTTGCTCCTGGTATAGCCTATGAATATTCTGAATGGATAAAAGATCCAAAGGATGTTGAGATAGCAAGAAAAAGGTATCCGGCTGCATTTATTCCAGGTTCTGAGCATTTAGCATTAAAAAGAAAAATTCAGGAATTTGAAGAAGGTACTTTTGCTTTAACAGTACCTCCAGGGATGGATTATAGATGTTTACCAGGTCCATATGAAAGAGCTGCATTAATAGCATGGTACTTCAAAGAAAACAAGATAAAAGGTAAAGTTGTACTTGTAGACCCACATGCTCAAGCACCTGTAAAAGCAAAGCTGTTCCAAACTGCTTATGACAAACTAAAAGATTATATAGAGTATTATCCAAACACAACTATAAAAGCTGTTGATGTAAATAAAAAGAAAATTATTACAGAACAATACCTTGAGTGA
- a CDS encoding ABC transporter ATP-binding protein, producing MSVKIKVENLVKVFGKREVLKNVSFEVREREVFVIMGGSGSGKSTVIKHIIGLLKPTSGKIYVNGVDITTLKDFELIEFRKKIGYLFQEGALFDSLKIWENVGFYYLENTKMPEHEIRKLATQKLALVGLKDIEDLYPSQLSGGMRKRVSLARAISYDPEIILYDEPTSGLDPVTSAMIDNLILKLRDELGVTSIVVTHDLESAFNIADKIAMIHKGVIYAVGTPQEIKNHPDPIVQQFINRSPEGPITEELMKELQKSNT from the coding sequence TTGAGTGTTAAGATAAAGGTTGAAAACTTAGTAAAAGTTTTTGGAAAAAGAGAAGTTTTAAAAAATGTTAGTTTTGAGGTAAGAGAAAGAGAAGTTTTTGTAATAATGGGGGGAAGTGGTAGCGGTAAAAGTACAGTTATAAAACACATTATTGGACTTCTTAAACCTACATCAGGAAAGATTTACGTCAATGGAGTTGACATAACAACACTAAAAGATTTTGAGCTTATAGAGTTTAGAAAAAAGATAGGATATCTTTTCCAAGAAGGAGCCCTCTTTGACAGTTTAAAAATTTGGGAAAATGTAGGTTTTTACTACCTTGAAAACACGAAAATGCCAGAGCATGAGATTAGAAAACTTGCAACACAAAAGTTAGCATTAGTAGGATTAAAAGACATAGAAGACCTTTACCCTTCACAACTTTCAGGCGGTATGAGAAAAAGGGTCTCTCTAGCAAGGGCTATATCTTATGACCCAGAAATTATACTTTACGATGAGCCTACCTCTGGATTAGACCCTGTAACCTCTGCAATGATAGACAACCTTATTTTAAAATTAAGAGACGAGCTTGGAGTTACTTCTATAGTTGTTACCCACGATTTAGAAAGTGCTTTTAATATAGCTGATAAAATAGCAATGATACACAAAGGTGTTATTTATGCAGTAGGAACTCCACAAGAGATTAAGAACCATCCTGACCCTATCGTTCAACAATTCATAAACAGAAGTCCAGAAGGACCAATAACAGAAGAGCTTATGAAAGAACTTCAAAAATCTAATACATAA
- a CDS encoding ArnT family glycosyltransferase — MLKKILAFHIAVLILRVFYVLFRDINLSPEEAQYWLWSKFLDLSYYSKPPLIAYLNFLSTAILGDTEIGVRINAIILGFLIALTTYLFSLYLFKDEKLAFFNSVFIYFIPAYDIASILFLTDTPLAFFYLALSYLFYVAVKENKPIFWILTGIVAGLGFLSKYSVVFFFHVMLIYLTLFSRKTFKEKWFYIAIFIAGLFTLPVLYWNFNNDFVSFKHVGKLSGTDQGFELNFKHFGDYILGQIGINSVFLLPFFIYSVYKPFKEKDEKLIYLALSPIVIFLFFGFMALKKNVEANWPAFGYSTLYIIAGYYVYKRFLKLAIMPMALSLLSIIILFYTPLLDKVGLTILLPPKIDPTKRLVGWQELGTFVSKLKKDYPKSFVFSDSYHISSELSFYMEGKPFVYCIRVDRRMNQWDLWEGLEKYENKGYWGIYVADHPITDKVKSGFESVEFQTIYDVKYREVKVRQYYIYVLKNYKKIEEDPITTY; from the coding sequence ATGCTTAAAAAAATTTTAGCTTTTCACATAGCTGTCTTAATTTTGAGAGTTTTTTATGTACTGTTTAGAGACATAAACTTATCACCAGAAGAAGCACAGTACTGGCTATGGTCTAAGTTTTTAGACCTGTCTTACTACTCAAAGCCACCTTTGATAGCATACTTAAACTTTTTATCAACAGCTATTTTAGGAGATACAGAGATAGGAGTAAGGATTAACGCAATTATTTTAGGATTTTTGATAGCTTTAACAACTTACTTATTTTCACTTTATCTGTTTAAAGATGAAAAACTTGCTTTTTTTAACTCTGTTTTTATATACTTTATACCTGCCTACGACATAGCATCTATCTTATTTCTTACTGATACGCCTTTAGCCTTCTTTTATCTTGCTTTATCTTATCTTTTTTATGTAGCAGTCAAAGAAAATAAACCAATATTCTGGATTTTAACTGGAATAGTTGCAGGATTGGGATTTTTATCTAAGTATTCAGTTGTTTTTTTCTTTCATGTAATGCTTATTTACCTTACACTTTTTTCAAGGAAAACATTTAAAGAGAAGTGGTTTTACATAGCTATTTTTATAGCTGGACTTTTTACTTTGCCTGTGCTTTATTGGAACTTTAATAACGACTTTGTAAGTTTTAAACACGTAGGGAAGCTCTCAGGTACAGACCAAGGATTTGAGTTAAACTTTAAACATTTTGGAGATTATATACTGGGGCAGATTGGTATCAACTCTGTATTTTTACTGCCATTTTTTATTTACTCTGTTTATAAACCATTTAAAGAAAAAGATGAAAAATTAATATACTTAGCATTATCACCAATAGTAATTTTTCTATTTTTTGGGTTTATGGCTTTGAAAAAAAATGTTGAAGCAAACTGGCCTGCATTTGGATACTCTACTTTATACATTATAGCTGGATACTATGTTTATAAAAGATTTTTAAAATTAGCAATAATGCCTATGGCATTATCTTTGTTGTCTATCATTATTCTTTTTTATACACCACTTTTAGATAAAGTAGGGCTTACAATTCTTCTACCCCCTAAAATAGACCCTACAAAAAGACTTGTAGGTTGGCAGGAGCTGGGAACGTTTGTAAGTAAATTAAAAAAAGATTATCCTAAAAGTTTTGTTTTTTCAGACTCTTACCACATATCATCGGAGCTGAGTTTTTATATGGAAGGAAAACCTTTTGTATACTGCATAAGGGTTGACAGGAGAATGAACCAGTGGGATTTGTGGGAAGGATTAGAAAAGTATGAAAACAAAGGATATTGGGGAATATACGTTGCAGACCATCCTATTACAGATAAAGTTAAATCTGGTTTTGAATCTGTAGAATTCCAAACTATCTATGATGTAAAATATAGAGAAGTCAAAGTTAGACAGTATTACATTTATGTGCTTAAAAACTACAAAAAAATAGAAGAAGACCCTATAACAACATACTAA
- the thrC gene encoding threonine synthase: MGCKWNGIIEAYREYLPVSDKTPIITLHEGNTPLIKADNLSKEIAPDKNLTIYLKYEGLNPTGSFKDRGMTMAISKAKETGKEAVICASTGNTSASAAAYAARAGMRAYVLLPKGAVAIGKLSQAMVYGAKIIAVMGNFDDALEIVREIGEKFPVEVVNSVNPYRIEGQKTAAFEIVDYLEDAPDFHFIPVGNAGNITAYWKGYKEYYQLGKAKKTPRMIGWQAEGSAPIVKGFPIKNPQTIATAIRIGNPYSWQPALQAAKESNGFIDAVSDEEILQAYKLVASTEGVFCEPASAASIAGVIKAYKKGLFKGGETIVCTLTGNGLKDPDTVIKASEKPVELPPDLNEIARFLELK; encoded by the coding sequence TTGGGATGTAAATGGAATGGAATAATTGAAGCTTACAGAGAGTACTTACCAGTAAGTGATAAAACACCGATTATAACTCTTCACGAAGGGAACACACCCCTTATAAAAGCAGATAACCTCTCAAAAGAGATAGCTCCCGATAAAAATCTTACAATCTATTTAAAGTACGAAGGACTAAACCCTACAGGGTCTTTCAAAGACCGTGGTATGACTATGGCTATATCAAAAGCAAAAGAAACAGGTAAAGAAGCTGTAATATGTGCATCAACAGGAAACACTTCTGCATCTGCAGCTGCTTACGCAGCAAGGGCTGGAATGAGAGCTTACGTTCTACTACCAAAAGGTGCGGTTGCCATAGGGAAACTATCTCAGGCTATGGTTTACGGAGCTAAAATCATAGCTGTGATGGGGAACTTTGACGATGCTCTTGAAATTGTAAGAGAGATAGGAGAAAAATTCCCAGTAGAAGTTGTAAACTCAGTTAATCCTTACAGAATAGAAGGTCAAAAGACAGCTGCATTTGAAATAGTGGACTATCTTGAAGATGCACCTGATTTTCATTTTATACCTGTTGGAAATGCTGGTAATATTACGGCGTACTGGAAAGGTTATAAAGAGTACTATCAGCTTGGTAAAGCTAAAAAAACGCCAAGAATGATAGGATGGCAAGCAGAAGGGTCAGCACCTATCGTAAAAGGTTTTCCTATAAAAAATCCACAAACGATAGCAACCGCAATAAGAATAGGCAACCCTTACAGCTGGCAACCTGCCCTACAAGCAGCAAAGGAGAGTAATGGGTTTATAGATGCAGTATCAGATGAAGAGATACTACAAGCATACAAGTTAGTAGCATCTACAGAAGGGGTTTTCTGTGAGCCAGCATCTGCAGCTTCCATTGCAGGTGTTATAAAAGCATATAAAAAGGGTCTTTTTAAAGGTGGAGAAACTATTGTATGTACACTAACAGGAAATGGTCTTAAAGACCCTGACACTGTAATAAAGGCAAGCGAAAAACCTGTTGAACTACCACCAGATTTAAACGAGATAGCAAGGTTTTTAGAGCTAAAATGA